One Gossypium hirsutum isolate 1008001.06 chromosome A11, Gossypium_hirsutum_v2.1, whole genome shotgun sequence genomic window carries:
- the LOC107957292 gene encoding probable carboxylesterase 8 translates to MIFIQLIIVVISSYLEFATTIFLHKPHSHSSHSSCLKTMEDQSSTSAPSIDPFKLLKIVQNPDGSLTRQSLFPSVSITDEESTSSNTSQLAFFKDIPLNPQNKTFIRLYRPPTPPPSTNHKLPLLIHFHGGGFILFSATSRPFHDACSLKAVKLPAVVLSLEYRLAPEHRLPAAYDDAVETIMWVRDQAMDVNGCDPWLKEYVDFSKCFLIGSSAGGNMVFHAALRALDIDTSPVKIIGLIMNQPYFSGVERTESEKRFVNDRILPLPANDLMWSLALPEGADRDHEFCNPMAADGFLKEKMGRLTRCLVTGHGGDPLIDKQRELVKVLEARGVDVVAEFAEGGCHGIEIFDPLKAEALLKSIKDFVDTCCRCVNSESAAAKSTL, encoded by the coding sequence atgatatttattcaattaataattGTTGTCATAAGTAGTTATTTAGAGTTTGCTACAACTATTTTTCTTCATAAACCGCATTCTCACTCATCCCATTCGAGCTGTCTGAAAACCATGGAAGATCAATCCTCTACTTCAGCACCATCCATTGATCCCTTCAAGTTACTCAAAATTGTCCAAAATCCAGATGGGTCACTCACTCGACAATCTCTTTTCCCTTCAGTTTCAATTACAGATGAAGAAAGCACCAGTTCCAACACATCTCAACTCGCCTTCTTCAAGGACATCCCTCTGAATCCCCAAAACAAAACCTTCATTCGTCTCTATAGGCCACCAACTCCACCACCAAGCACCAATCATAAGCTCCCTCTCTTAATACACTTTCACGGTGGCGGCTTTATCCTCTTCAGCGCTACTTCTCGTCCTTTCCATGATGCATGCAGTCTCAAGGCAGTTAAACTCCCAGCCGTAGTCCTCTCTCTCGAATACCGTCTGGCACCAGAGCATCGCCTTCCGGCTGCATACGATGATGCCGTTGAAACCATCATGTGGGTCCGGGACCAGGCGATGGACGTCAACGGCTGTGATCCGTGGTTAAAAGAGTATGTAGATTTTTCCAAGTGTTTTCTGATTGGTTCTAGTGCAGGGGGCAACATGGTTTTCCATGCAGCTTTACGTGCGTTGGACATCGATACCTCGCCTGTGAAAATCATAGGGCTGATAATGAATCAGCCCTACTTCAGTGGGGTGGAAAGGACTGAATCGGAAAAGCGATTCGTCAATGACAGGATCTTGCCTTTACCAGCTAATGATCTGATGTGGTCCTTGGCTTTGCCCGAGGGAGCTGACCGGGATCATGAGTTTTGCAACCCGATGGCGGCTGACGGGTTCCTTAAGGAGAAGATGGGACGGCTGACACGGTGCTTAGTGACAGGCCACGGAGGGGATCCACTAATTGACAAGCAGAGGGAGTTGGTGAAAGTGCTGGAGGCGCGTGGGGTGGATGTGGTGGCGGAGTTCGCTGAAGGAGGTTGCCATGGGATTGAAATTTTCGATCCGTTGAAAGCGGAAGCATTGCTTAAGAGCATCAAGGATTTTGTCGACACTTGCTGTCGGTGTGTTAATTCTGAGTCTGCTGCTGCCAAATCAACCCTGTGA
- the LOC107957294 gene encoding calcium-dependent lipid-binding protein isoform X1 encodes MGLISGIFLGIIFGISLMAGWRHMMRYRSTKRIAKAADIKVLGALNRDDLKKICGDNFPEWISFPVYEQVKWLNKQLSKLWPSVAEAASAVIKESVEPLLEEYRPPGITSLKFSKLSLGTVAPKIEGIRVQSLKKGQITMDIDFRWGGDPSIILGVEAALVASIPIQLKDLQVFTVIRVIFQLAEEIPCISAVVVALLSEPKPRIDYTLKAVGGSLTAIPGISDMIDDTVNTIVTDMLRWPHRIVVPIGGIPVDTSELELKPEGKLTVTVVKANDLKNMEMIGKSDPYVVVYIRPLFKVKTKVIDNNLNPVWNQTFELIAEDRETQALTVEVFDQDIGQDKRLGIAKFRLIELEPETPKEIILNLLSSLDTLKVKDRKDRGNCTIKLLYHQFNKEEQLIALEEEKRILEERKKLKEAGVIGSTMDALDGAASLVGSGVGMVGTGIGAGVGLVGSGVGAGVGIVGSGLGAVGSGLSKAGKFMGRTFTGHSSKRSGSSTPVNSIHENGGAKPL; translated from the exons ATGGGGCTTATTTCGGGGATTTTTCTGGGGATAATCTTCGGGATTTCATTGATGGCTGGCTGGCGTCATATGATGAGGTACCGAAGCACCAAGAGAATCGCCAAG GCCGCTGATATAAAAGTTCTTGGAGCTCTCAACAGGGATGATCTTAAGAAAATTTGCGGCGATAATTTTCCTGAATGGATATCTTTTCCTGTCTATGAACAG GTGAAGTGGCTGAACAAGCAATTGAGCAAATTATGGCCTTCTGTAGCAGAG GCAGCATCAGCAGTCATCAAAGAATCTGTTGAACCACTCTTGGAAGAATATCGACCTCCAGGAATTACTTCACTGAAGTTTAGCAAATTGTCTCTTGGCACTGTTGCTCCCAAGATTGAAG GTATTCGTGTTCAGAGCCTTAAGAAAGGTCAAATCACAATGGATATTGATTTCCGGTGGGGCGGTGATCCAAGTATAATTTTAGGTGTTGAAGCAGCACTTGTTGCTTCAATACCAATTCAG TTAAAGGATCTTCAAGTTTTTACTGTTATTCGTGTCATCTTCCAGCTCGCTGAAGAGATACCTTGTATTTCTGCTGTAGTCGTTGCTCTCCTTTCTGAG CCCAAGCCTAGAATTGATTACACTCTGAAGGCTGTTGGTGGAAGCTTAACAGCAATTCCAGGAATTTCAGATATGATTGAT GATACTGTGAACACAATTGTCACAGACATGCTTCGGTGGCCACATAGAATTGTTGTTCCAATTGGTGGTATACCAGTTGATACAAG TGAATTAGAGCTGAAACCGGAGGGAAAGCTGACAGTTACAGTAGTCAAAGCTAATGATTTGAAGAACATGGAAATGATTGGAAAGTCTGATCCTTATGTGGTTGTATACATTCGACCTTTGTTCAAGGTTAAAACAAAAGTCATCGACAACAACCTGAATCCTGTTTGGAATCAAACTTTTGAGTTGATTGCAGAAGATAGAGAGACACAGGCACTAACTGTAGAG GTTTTTGACCAGGACATTGGGCAAGACAAGAGATTAGGAATTGCAAAATTCCGTTTGATTGAATTGGAACCTGAGACACCAAAGGAGATTATTCTGAATCTTCTATCCTCGCTCGATACACTTAAAGTAAAAGATAGGAAGGACAGAGGAAACTGCACCATTAAG CTTTTGTACCATCAGTTCAACAAGGAGGAACAACTGATTGCTTTAGAGGAAGAAAAGAGGATCCtcgaagaaagaaagaaattgaaagaagctGGAGTTATAGGAAGCACAATGGATGCACTTGATGGAGCAGCCTCGTTGGTTGGATCTGGAGTTGGAATGGTTGGTACCGGTATCGGTGCTGGAGTTGGACTCGTGGGAAGTGGTGTTGGTGCTGGAGTTGGGATTGTTGGGAGCGGCCTTGGAGCTGTTGGGAGTGGACTGAGCAAAGCTGGAAAATTCATGGGCAGGACCTTTACGGGGCATTCCAGCAAGAGAAGTGGAAGCTCAACTCCGGTGAATAGCATCCATGAAAATGGTGGTGCAAAGCCACTTTAA
- the LOC107957294 gene encoding calcium-dependent lipid-binding protein isoform X2, which translates to MFNFQAASAVIKESVEPLLEEYRPPGITSLKFSKLSLGTVAPKIEGIRVQSLKKGQITMDIDFRWGGDPSIILGVEAALVASIPIQLKDLQVFTVIRVIFQLAEEIPCISAVVVALLSEPKPRIDYTLKAVGGSLTAIPGISDMIDDTVNTIVTDMLRWPHRIVVPIGGIPVDTSELELKPEGKLTVTVVKANDLKNMEMIGKSDPYVVVYIRPLFKVKTKVIDNNLNPVWNQTFELIAEDRETQALTVEVFDQDIGQDKRLGIAKFRLIELEPETPKEIILNLLSSLDTLKVKDRKDRGNCTIKLLYHQFNKEEQLIALEEEKRILEERKKLKEAGVIGSTMDALDGAASLVGSGVGMVGTGIGAGVGLVGSGVGAGVGIVGSGLGAVGSGLSKAGKFMGRTFTGHSSKRSGSSTPVNSIHENGGAKPL; encoded by the exons ATGTTCAATTTTCAGGCAGCATCAGCAGTCATCAAAGAATCTGTTGAACCACTCTTGGAAGAATATCGACCTCCAGGAATTACTTCACTGAAGTTTAGCAAATTGTCTCTTGGCACTGTTGCTCCCAAGATTGAAG GTATTCGTGTTCAGAGCCTTAAGAAAGGTCAAATCACAATGGATATTGATTTCCGGTGGGGCGGTGATCCAAGTATAATTTTAGGTGTTGAAGCAGCACTTGTTGCTTCAATACCAATTCAG TTAAAGGATCTTCAAGTTTTTACTGTTATTCGTGTCATCTTCCAGCTCGCTGAAGAGATACCTTGTATTTCTGCTGTAGTCGTTGCTCTCCTTTCTGAG CCCAAGCCTAGAATTGATTACACTCTGAAGGCTGTTGGTGGAAGCTTAACAGCAATTCCAGGAATTTCAGATATGATTGAT GATACTGTGAACACAATTGTCACAGACATGCTTCGGTGGCCACATAGAATTGTTGTTCCAATTGGTGGTATACCAGTTGATACAAG TGAATTAGAGCTGAAACCGGAGGGAAAGCTGACAGTTACAGTAGTCAAAGCTAATGATTTGAAGAACATGGAAATGATTGGAAAGTCTGATCCTTATGTGGTTGTATACATTCGACCTTTGTTCAAGGTTAAAACAAAAGTCATCGACAACAACCTGAATCCTGTTTGGAATCAAACTTTTGAGTTGATTGCAGAAGATAGAGAGACACAGGCACTAACTGTAGAG GTTTTTGACCAGGACATTGGGCAAGACAAGAGATTAGGAATTGCAAAATTCCGTTTGATTGAATTGGAACCTGAGACACCAAAGGAGATTATTCTGAATCTTCTATCCTCGCTCGATACACTTAAAGTAAAAGATAGGAAGGACAGAGGAAACTGCACCATTAAG CTTTTGTACCATCAGTTCAACAAGGAGGAACAACTGATTGCTTTAGAGGAAGAAAAGAGGATCCtcgaagaaagaaagaaattgaaagaagctGGAGTTATAGGAAGCACAATGGATGCACTTGATGGAGCAGCCTCGTTGGTTGGATCTGGAGTTGGAATGGTTGGTACCGGTATCGGTGCTGGAGTTGGACTCGTGGGAAGTGGTGTTGGTGCTGGAGTTGGGATTGTTGGGAGCGGCCTTGGAGCTGTTGGGAGTGGACTGAGCAAAGCTGGAAAATTCATGGGCAGGACCTTTACGGGGCATTCCAGCAAGAGAAGTGGAAGCTCAACTCCGGTGAATAGCATCCATGAAAATGGTGGTGCAAAGCCACTTTAA
- the LOC107957293 gene encoding receptor-like serine/threonine-protein kinase At2g45590, with protein MPSRFSPPEFAAQTPPQHHRHLHRNIHLLPPLLAAAVTITIILLTVLTIFIYRKLSRNRTAPSESSSHRHCRRFSYSLLRRATSSFSPSNRLGHGGFGSVYKGTLPSSPQPLAVKVMNSTDSLQGEREFHNELSLSRALDSPYIVPLIGFSSDSRRRRFVLVYELMENRSVQDALLDRKCEELMGWSRRFCVISDVAKGLEYLHHFCDPPVIHGDIKPSNILLDGDFNAKIGDFGLARLKTEDLIEGLEEGEVLRKKDVVEDNGSILEETESVLTGFEEGASLTLADSHRSPESCVLRVLDSEASPALSPEVGLEKGSVLSEGLFDKVSVESGRDLAGHKKGGSRRDWWWKQDPGVGSESGRVKDYVMEWIGNEIKKERPKNEWLTSPSSVDNINDSKVSSSSVEHKKEKIRKKERNRKPREWWKEEFCEELTKKKKKKKKRGLSSSNNGELWWQRDEEMVVRKKKKNSRGSIDWWLDGFSGEFKIGRRNSQDWASGDIPKSGGISSTPSMRGTVCYIAPEYGGGGLLSEKCDVYSFGVLVLVIISGRRPLQVTASPMSEFERANLISWARQLAHNGRLLELVDPSIHSLDKDQALLCITIALLCLQRSPSKRPTMKEIVDMLSGEAEPPHLPFEFSPSPPSNFLFKSRKKAR; from the coding sequence ATGCCATCACGGTTTTCGCCTCCAGAATTTGCGGCGCAGACGCCACCGCAGCACCACCGCCACCTACATAGAAACATACACCTGCTCCCCCCACTACTTGCTGCAGCCGTAACCATAACTATAATACTTTTAACGGTCTTAACCATCTTCATCTACCGGAAGCTCTCCCGCAACCGCACAGCTCCATCGGAATCTTCAAGCCATCGTCACTGCCGCCGCTTCTCATACTCCCTCCTCCGCCGCGCCACCTCCTCCTTCTCCCCTTCAAACCGGTTAGGGCACGGCGGATTCGGCTCAGTTTACAAAGGAACTCTCCCCTCGTCCCCCCAGCCGCTCGCAGTCAAAGTTATGAACTCAACAGATTCATTGCAAGGAGAGCGTGAGTTCCACAACGAACTCTCTCTCTCACGCGCCTTGGATTCTCCCTACATTGTTCCTCTCATTGGGTTCTCTTCAGATTCCAGAAGAAGAAGGTTCGTTCTGGTTTACGAATTAATGGAAAATCGGAGCGTGCAAGACGCGCTGCTGGATAGAAAATGCGAAGAGCTAATGGGGTGGAGTAGAAGATTTTGTGTTATAAGCGATGTGGCTAAAGGGCTAGAGTATCTCCATCATTTCTGTGATCCGCCGGTTATTCACGGCGATATTAAGCCAAGTAATATTCTTTTGGATGGAGATTTCAACGCCAAGATTGGTGATTTCGGTCTTGCTAGATTGAAAACGGAGGATCTAATCGAAGGGCTTGAAGAAGGTGAAGTTTTGAGGAAAAAAGATGTTGTAGAAGATAACGGATCGATTTTAGAAGAAACAGAGAGCGTTTTGACGGGTTTCGAAGAAGGGGCGAGTTTGACTCTTGCTGATAGCCATAGATCACCGGAAAGCTGTGTGCTTAGAGTTTTGGACTCTGAGGCGTCGCCGGCTTTGTCACCGGAGGTGGGACTGGAAAAAGGGAGTGTTTTATCTGAAGGACTCTTTGACAAGGTCAGTGTGGAAAGTGGGAGAGATTTAGCTGGTCACAAAAAGGGTGGTTCGAGAAGAGATTGGTGGTGGAAGCAGGATCCTGGGGTTGGGTCTGAATCGGGGAGAGTTAAAGACTATGTAATGGAATGGATTGGGAATGAGATTAAAAAGGAAAGACCCAAAAATGAATGGCTTACTTCTCCAAGCTCAGTCGATAACATTAATGATAGTAAGGTTTCCAGTTCCAGCGTTGAGCATAAAAAGGAAAAGATTCGGAAGAAGGAGAGGAACAGAAAGCCCAGAGAGTGGTGGAAAGAAGAATTTTGTGAAGAACTAactaagaagaagaagaaaaagaagaaaaggggtCTTAGTTCCAGTAACAATGGAGAACTCTGGTGGCAAAGAGATGaagaaatggtagtaaggaaaaagaaaaagaacagcaGAGGCAGCATTGATTGGTGGTTAGATGGATTTAGTGGTGAATTCAAAATCGGTAGAAGAAATAGCCAAGATTGGGCTAGTGGGGATATACCGAAGAGCGGTGGGATCAGTAGCACGCCGAGTATGAGGGGAACCGTTTGTTATATTGCGCCTGAATACGGTGGTGGTGGTTTACTTTCAGAGAAATGCGATGTTTACAGCTTTGGGGTTCTGGTTTTGGTCATAATATCTGGTCGTAGACCTCTCCAAGTCACGGCCTCGCCGATGTCAGAATTTGAGAGAGCAAATTTGATATCTTGGGCAAGGCAACTGGCCCACAACGGGAGGCTTTTGGAACTTGTTGATCCCTCTATTCATTCATTGGATAAAGATCAAGCATTGCTTTGTATTACCATTGCATTGCTTTGTCTACAAAGATCACCAAGCAAGCGGCCTACCATGAAAGAGATTGTGGATATGCTTTCTGGTGAGGCAGAGCCACCGCATTTGCCTTTCGAGTTTTCGCCTTCGCCGCCATCAAATTTCCTGTTTAAATCCAGGAAGAAAGCGCGGTGA